In the Cerasicoccus sp. TK19100 genome, GGCCACACCAGCAGCGACCCGCTAGGCCTGCACATCAGCAACGAGACACCCGGCCTGTTCATGTCCGAGAAAGTGCACTCCGTTTACGGCATGCCAACTCGTGGGCGCGTCGCGAAAAAAGCCGACACCGAAATGCAGTTGTTGGAAAAGCTCACTCAGGCCCCCGCCGCGTCCGACTCCGGCAACTACCTGCAGCACATGATGATGGATGCCATCGTCACCGAGCGGCGCGTGCAGGAAATCGTCGACCGCTACCGCCCACAGGCAAACTATCAAGGCAACCTCGGCCAGTCCTTGCGCAAGGTCGCCGCCATGGTCGCCAACGGCTTCGAAACGCGCGTGTACTTCGTGTCCCAAGGTGGCTATGACACCCACGCCAACCAGGCAGGTGGCCACGCCAACCGCCTCAACGAACTCTCCAACGCGCTCAGCGCCTTTCAGCAGGACCTGCAAAAACACGGCCTCGATGACCAGGTGCTGACGCTCGTCTTCTCCGAGTTTGGCCGCCGCCCCCAGCAAAACGGCAGCAACGGCACTGACCACGGAGCCGCCGCCCCGCTCTTCATCATGGGCAAGGATTTGCAGACGCCCCTCATGGGCAACCCGCCGGACCTCATCAACCTGGAAAACAAAGACCTGCGCCACGAATACGATTTCCGCCAAGTCTATGCGACCGTGATTCAGGACTGGTTCCAAGCCGACCCAAGCAAAGTCATCGACGGCCAATTCGACACCCTGCCGATCTTGTAGCTTCTAGACGCGGCTTCCTTTGCGGCAACGCTCGCTTACGGATTGGCCATCGACTCACCGGCGATGTGTCCGGTTGTCCATGCGGCCTGGAAATTGAAGCCGCCTGTAATGCCATCGATGTCGATACATTCACCGGCAAAGTGCAGCCCCGGAGCCATCTTGCTCTCCATGCGACGCCAGTCGATTTCCTTGCGACAGACCCCTCCGCAGGTGACAAACTCGTCCTTGTTCGTCGTCTTGCCCTGGATTGAGTAGCTGCCCGCCACGAGTTCCTGGATCAAGGCGTTTTCCTGATCCTTGGGCAGTTGCGCCCAGCGCATGTCTTCGCTAATACCGGATACGGAAACCAGTCGCTCCCAAAGCCGGCGCGGGATCGCGTCAAAAACCTTTGCCGTCACGTTGGTCTTGCCCGAACGCTTGCGCAGGCGGTTAAACTGCTCGCGGACTTGATTTTCCGTCGTCTGGCCAAGCCAATTAATGCTGATCGCGAAGTGGTAATTCTCCTCCTGTAGCGCCCTCGCCTCCCACGCTGAGAGCCGGAGAATCGCCGGGCCACTCAAGCCACGGTGGGTAATTAATATGGGGCCTTGTTGTGGCTTTCCGCCATCGTTGACGCGCACCTCGGCATCCTGCACCGAAAGCCCGGCCAAGCCATGCGTGCGCTTGTCCGCCACATTAAAGGCAAAGAGCGACGGTGCCAGCGGCTCAATCGTGTGGCCGAGCGCTTCGATCGCGCGGACCAAGGGCGAGGCCTTCAGCGAACCCGCCGCAATGCACACCGCGTCGGCACCATCCGTCTGGCCGTCCGTTCGCTCCAAGCGATAACCGCCGTCGCTGCGCGCAGTCAGCGACTTCAAACCCACGCCTTTGAGCCGTTCAATCCCCGCCTCTTGCGCACAGCGGAGAAAGCAATCTATGATCGTCTGCGAGTCGTCCGTTACGGGGAACATCCGCCCGTCATCCTCGCGCTTAATCTTGACGCCACGCGCGGCAAACCAGTCCAGCGTGTCCTGCGGCTGCCAGCGATGAAAGGCCGCGCGCAGCTCGCGTGAGCCGCGCGGATAGCGGGTGGAAAGCTCTTTGGGATCAAAGCACGAATGCGTCACGTTGCAGCGGCCGCCTCCCGAAATTTTGACCTTCGCCAGCCATTTTTGCCCACGCTCGTAGAGGGTGATTCTGGCACCGGGGTTCGCCTCAGCCGCAGTCAGCGCGGTAAAAAAGCCTGCCGCCCCGCCCCCGACAATTGCCAATCGGGGTGAGCGTTTCGAAGTTTGCGAAGCCTGCGCGCTTTTTTCCATGCGCATGGAGTTAGCTGCGATCATCGGCGAAAGACAAGGCCGGAACGAATCGGCTGGCGAATCACCACAAAGTGTTTTGACTAATGATTGCGCATCACGCTAGATCCATCACGTGCCACGAAACCAGCGCTCCAAATCATACTCGCGTTCAAAACGTAAAGACCTGAAAAAGCCGCTAACCGCGTTAACGGCAGTGATTCTACCGAGCGCCGCGCTGGTCAAGCTATCCGGCTGGATCAGCTATCAATATATATTGATCTATCTTGCGGTGATCTCGCTGATAACGTTCATCGCCTATCGGCGCGACAAACAAAAGGCGCAAACCGACGCTTGGCGAACACCGGAAAGCACCCTTCATATGATGGAGCTCGCGGGTGGCTGGCTTGCCGCCTTCTTCGCCCAAAGAACCTTCCGGCACAAGACCCAGAAAACATCCTTTCAGGTAACATTCTGGGCAATCGCCATTTTGCACAACTTGATCGCGCTGGAATACTTGCTCAATTGGCGTTTCACGAACGCGTTCATTCAGTTGATTAAAACTCACGCCGGATAGCGCTATCCAAGTGATTCCGGTGCCCCGGACTCCTATCGGAGCATCTTCTTATTGAATAAACAGGGCTTGTCGGGCGCGGGTTTTACCTTGAAACTGCGCGCATGACTCAACCTGCCTCCGAAGACGAACAACACGGCGAAGACTGGATTATCTGCGGACGCGCGGCCCTTGACGCCGTGTTCAAAAACCGCCCCAAGGCGCTGCGCAAACTATGGCTCGTTGAGGAAAATCAGGGCCCATTGGGTGAAATCTGCGCGTACCTGGCCGACGAAAAGCGCTCGTACTCGACGCAGACTTACGATCGCTTAACGCGCGTGGTTAAACACCCCAATCACGATGGCGTCATTGCGTTTATCGACCCGCCGCTCAAGCCGCAGTTTCAGATGTCCCACCTCGTCGACTGGCAAAAAAGCGGCGAGCCCCTGCTGATTATCGACCAGGTCGCGGCCCCCATTGAATTCGGTCGGCTGCTCAAAGTCGCGGTCAGCTTCAACATGCGCCGCGCCCTGGTGACCGATTCCCCGATGCAAGCGCCCATCGATGGCTCGGTTTACTCTGCCAGCCAAGGTGCCCTGGAGCATATTCGCTGCTACAGGATTGGTAAACTCGTGCCACTCTTTAAGCACATGGAGCCATATTTCCTGTCGATTGGTGTCGGCGGCCCCGGTGCCAGCCGCCCCAACTGGGCCAAGCCCTTGCGTGCCCCCGGCCGCTCGGCGGCAATCATTATCAGCGACCGTCCCGAAGGCATCGACAAGCGGATCGTCCCCCACTGCGAGCACCGCATTTACATCCCAACCAAGGGGCCGCTCCCACTGTCGGCAGCGGAAAATTTAGCCACGCTGCTCGCCTGGCTCACCGTCGAGGGCAAGCAGGGCAAGGACCGCGGATTCCGCGCGCGCCAAGCCGCCAAGAAGGCTGAAAAGAAGAAGTAATTCCTTTCGCCGAGTAATCGTTCTGCGCAACTTGCGCTACGCGGGCTTTCGCGTGGCCCACAGCGCGCCATCCACAATGAATTGCCACACGTGCGGGTGCTCATCGTATTCGGTAGGCTTGTGCCCGAGCGCGCAATAGAAGACCTTGCCAGCACCCCAGTTTTTGGTCCACGCGACCGGCATGTTAATCGTGTTGCCGTCGAACTGGTAATCCGTGGCCAGCAGAACGTTGTTACCCGGATCAACGTGCAGGTAGTATTGCTCGGAATCGTAGGCAAAGGTCGACGGCATGCCCGCAGTCAGCGGATGCTCCGGCTGCGTCACGCGCACCGCGTATTCGCCAACGTAGGGGTGCGAAACGAATTGGCCGCCCATCATGTGGCAGTAGTTCAGCGCCCCACGAAACGCGTCGCCCGAGCCATGCGCCGCCGCAAGGCCGGTGCCGTTCTTCACCGCATTCGTGAGCGCCGCTTCGCGCTCGTGCGAAAGCTCCGCCATAGTCACACACGGGATGATTAAGTCATATGAGGCCAGCTGCGTCGCATCATCGAGGCAGTCCAGTCCTTCGCATTGGGTGACGTCGTAACCATGCTCGGTCAGCGCGGCAACGTAGCGTTGGGCAATCTCTTTTGGGCTGTGGCCTTCCCAACCACCATGGAAAACAAGGGCTTTATAGGGCATGTTCTAGCTTGATAGGATTTCCGGATATGCTTGCAACCAAATTGAGTTGCCCTGCCCTCAGGCATCAGTTGATTGATATAAACGATGCCTCCCCCGAATATTCTCCTGATCACCGCCGACGACATGAACTGGGACGCCGTGGGTGTCTTCGGTTGCCCCGATGAAGCCACGACGCCCCACCTCGATCAGCTCGCGGCAGACGGCATACGCTTTGACCACGCTCATGTGACCATCGCCGTTTGCTGGCCATCGCGCTCGGCGATGATGACGGGGCGTTATCCTCACCGCAGCGGCGGCGAAGGCTTTCACCCATTACGTCAGGACAACGTCCCGATCCTGCCATCGCTCTTACGCGACGGCGGTTACCGCGTGGGCATTCTTGGCAAACTCGAACATTCAACCCCGTATGCCGAATTCCAGTGGGATATGGCGCTCGATCGCGAAGACCTCGGCCAGGGCCGCAATCCGGAAATCTACCGTCAGCGCGCGGCTGACTTTGTATCGCAAAGTAAAGCCAGTGGGCAGCCGTTTTTTCTGATGCTCAATAGCCACGATCCGCATCGGCCGTTTTACGGCAATGATGAATCTGCCTGGTATGACGACCGGGAATCACCGGCGGCGAAACCATCAAAAACCTTTACGCCGGATGAAGTCACCACTCCCGATTTTTTAACGGATCTACCGGAAGTCCGCCTGGAAGTATCCGAGTATTACAGTTCGGTTCGGCGCTGCGATGATACCGTGGGCGAAACGCTGGCCATGCTGCGCGAGCAAGGCCTCGAAAACAACACGCTCGTCATCTTTTTGTCCGACAACGGCATGGCCTTCCCGTTTGCCAAAACCAACTGCTACCTGCATAGCACGCGGACCCCCTGGATCATGCGCTGGCCGGGCGTCATTCAGTCTGGCACCGTAGACCGCGAGCATTTCGTGACCGGCATCGACATTGCCCCCACCCTTCTGGAGGCCGCTGGCGTCGCACAACCGGATGGCATGGACGGCGAATCATTTTTGCCCGTTTTACGTGGCGAAAAGCAAGGCGGCCGCGCGTTGGCGTTTACGCAATTTCACCAGACCGCAGGCCAACGAAACTACCCGATGCGCTGCGTGCAAAACCGCCGCTTTGGCTATATTTTCAACCCGTGGTCCAACGGCCAGCGCGTCTTTATGAACGAATCCCAGGCCGGGAGGACTTTTAACGCCATGCAAGCCGCCGCCGCGCAGGACCCCGAACTTGCCGCTCGCGTGCAGCTCTTTCTCTATCGTGTGCCGGAGGAATTTTACGATTTCCAGAACGACCCGCATGCCCTTGTAAACCTGATCGACGATCCCGCTTATGCCGATGAGCTCAACGCGCTGCGAAACGAATTGGAAGCTTGGATGCAGCGAACTGAAGACCCCACACTCACCGCGTTTCGTAACCGCAATTCCGCCGAAGCCCGTGAGGCATTCATGGCCGAATGTGGCGAACGTTAACCCAATTTTTTATGAAGAAACGCCCGAACATCATGCTCCTCGTCGCCGAAGACACTGGCCGCCACCAAGGCTGTTATGGCGACCCCGTGAACTGCACCCCGGCTGTGGACTCCATTGCGGCAGCTGGCACTCGCTACACGAATGCGTTTTCCACGGCACCGGTTTGCGCGCCCAGCCGCTCTGCCATGATGATGGGCAAGACCGCGTTTTCGCAAGGCTCGCACCACATGCGCTCCATGTTGAAGCACCCGCCCAAGCTCTTCACCGAAGCGCTGCGTGAATCGGGTTACTACGTTAATTGGACGAATAAGACGGACTTCAACTTCGAGCCGCCGTCGAGCTTTGCCGACGATTGCAGCTCGTGGTATGACGACCTCGCCAGCGGAAAACTGAAAGACCGCCCGTGGCTGCTCTACCGCAATTACGAGATCAGCCACGAGAGCAAAATGTGGCCGGATGCCTGGGGTGACGCCGTAGCGCCGCATCTGACGGAGAGTGACCGCGTCGATCCGGCTCGCGTTCCCGTGCCCCCCTACCTCGCCGATACGCCGGAGATTCGCGCGGACATTGCGCGCTATTATGAGTCACTCATTGCGCAAAACAAAGGCATCGCCCAGGCGCTCGATGCACTGGAAAAATCCGGCGAGCGCGACAACACCATCATCTTTTACTTTTCGGATCACGGTCGCGGCTTGCTACGCGAAAAGCGCTGGATGTACGACGCCGGTATCCACCTGCCATTGATCGTAAGCGCACCCGGCATAACGACTCCCGGCAGCGTCAGCGATGAGCTCGTCAGTTGGTTAGATCTCTCCAAAACAATTCTGTCACTTTGCGATGCAAAGCCAATCGATGGCGCGCAGGGTCGCATCTTTCTGGGCCCGGATACGCAACCCGAGCCCAAGTATGTATTCGCCGGGCGCGACCGAATGGACGAGGTGTTCGACCGCGTCCGCGTCGCCCGCAGTCGCAAGTATCACTACATTCGAAACGACTTTCCGCAACTGCCTTGGGCTTCGCGCCAGCAATACATGGAAAAGCAGATCACCACGCAGCAGATGCGCGAACTGAACGCCAAGGGACAACTAAACGCCGCGCAAGCCAACTGGTTCTCAACGGAGAAACCCGCTGAAGAATTTTTCGACATCCAGCAGGATCCACATTGCCTGAACAATCTGGCCAGCGCCCCATCAGTTGGCAAAGAACTCGCCGCACACCGAAAGGCACTGGCTGAGTTCCTCGACCAAACCGGCGACTTGGGCCAGCGTCCCGAAGCCGACCTGATCGCCGAGGGAATCGTTGAAAACAAGTTGCCAGAGTATTACGAACGCGTCGCCCCATTGCCGGAAAATTACCGCATTGGTGACCTCGTGGAAGCCCCCGTCGAGATGCCAAAGTAAGGCACCGGAATTTTGCTACGAATCATTACTCTTATTAGCAGCCAATCGGTGTCTGTTTAAGAAATCGCTCCAGGTGCCGATAAATAGACTAACACTTTTCGACCCGGGACCTAACCCGCTGCGTCTCAAGTCACCGCGTCTATCCCGGTGACTGCTGCAAAGCCCTCCGCCTGAAGACATCTAAGGCGGAGGTGTCTTTGCCTGCTGTTATTTGATGCGGCGCACTTGCGAACTTGTCAGTTTAAGCCATGCTAAAACTATGCCCAACGCAAAACGCATCGCCATCACCGGGGCCACTGGCCTGGTCGGAACCGCGCTAACCACTGCCCTGCGTGCACGGGGGGATGAAGTGGTCCCCATTTCGCGCTCATCACAACCTGGCGGCGTCGTATGGGATGTTGAGCAAGGCGAGTTGCCAGACAATGCCCTGGAGGGCATTGATGCGGTTATCCACCTGGCCGGAGCGGGCGTTGCCGACGAACGCTGGACGGACGAGCGCAAACGCATTCTTCGCGACAGCCGCATCAAAAGCGCCAACATGCTCGTCGATGTCATGCGTAAAATGGCCAAGCCTCCAAGCGTCTTTCTCTCGGCCTCGGGCGTTGGCTACTACGGGGCGCAGCCCGGCGCGGAGGTCGATGAATCAGCACCGCTTGGACAGGGCTTTCTCGCGGAAATCTGCCGCGACTGGGAGTCTGCCGCCATGAATGCAACCTCGGTCGGTGCCCGCGTCGCCATTGCGCGAACCGGCGTTGTGCTTGCCGAAAATGGCGGCGCACTGGACCGCATGCTGCCGCCGTTTAAGCTCGGTGTGGGCGGCCCGATTGGCTCGGGCAAACAGCGCCTGGGCTGGATTGCCCTCGACGACGCCGTGTCGGCATACCTCTTTCTCCTGGATAACGACCAGGCATCCGGCCCGTATAATTTCTGTGCGCCAGAAATCGTGACCAACAAGGAGTTTGCTACCGCTCTGGGCAAGGCCCTCGACCGCCCAGCCAAAGTGCCCGCACCCAAAATCGCGCTCAAGCTGGCCTTTGGTGAGCTAGTCGACGAAACGCTGCTCGCCGATCAACCCGCCGTGCCCAAGCGACTGACCGAGATGGGCTTCAATTTTCAATTTCCTACGCTCGACGCCGCACTACGGCACATACTTAAATAAACCATGGCTGACACAAAGATCGATCTACTCGTGATTGGCGCGGGCATCGCCGGGCTCTTGGCAGCGCGCGAGCTCGTGGATAAACACGGCCTGCGGGTGGCCATTTTTGATAAGAGCCGCGGCGTAGGAGGCCGCATGGCGACTCGGCGAGATGGCGATGCGTCCTACGACCATGGCGCTCAGTTTTTCTCGGTGACCAACCCGCGATTCAAGACGTGGGTGGACCAGTGGCTCGACCAGCGCGTCGTAAAGTTGTGGTTCGAACAGTTTGGCGACGAGCCGCCCATGATGCGCTATGCCGCCCTGCCATCGATGACAGCGGTCGCGAAAAAATTAGTCGACGGCTTGGAACTCCACCGTCAGTCCAAGATAACATCGGCCAGTCGGGAGTCAGGCGAATGGATCCTGAAAACCGAGGACGGTAACACCTTTCGTGGCCAGCGCTTGCTGATCAATGCACCGGTGCCGCAGGCCCTGGAAATTCTCGATGCGGGCGGTGTTTCGCTGCCCTCCGAAGACGACGCATTCCTGCGCTCGATTCGCTACGCCAAGACCATCGCTGCCATGGCTGAGCTGGATGGCCCCAGTGGATTGCCTGCCCCCGGTCGCCTCAAGCTAAATCCCCCCGAGCCGATTCAATGGATGGCAGACAACCAGCAAAAAGGCATCAGCGCCTTGCCAGCGGTCACCATCCATAGCGGGCATGATTTTGCCGAAAAGTATTTTGACGCGCCTGATGACGAGCGCCTGCCGCTGCTCGTTGAGGCGGCAAAGCCACACCTCCAGGCCAATATCCTCTCCGTGAAGGGCCATCGTTGGAAATTCGCCCACCGCCTCACTGAGCATGATCGCGACTTTTACGCCAACGCCGGGCTCGGCCTGTGGATGGCGGGTGACAGTTTCCACGCCCCCAAGGTGGAGGGTGCCGCGATGTCTGGCCTGCTCGCGGCGGATGATATTGCCGCGTCAGTCTGACGCCTCCCGTGCCCGCCATGCCGATTCACTATATTTTGCCCGCCATCGCGGCGGCGCTGTATGCGCTGTCCTCGTTGTTCAGTAAGCGGGCGCTGCAGGAAGGCGCAGGCACTTTGCGGCTGTCGTTCATGACGAACGTCGCCTTCTTTTTGGCCTTTGCGCCGATGGCGCTGCTGGCCGACGGGCAGCCGGACTGGAGCCAAGTCCACTGGCCGATCCTGGCGGGCACGGGCTTTTTCATCGGCCATGTGCTGACTTTTGCCGCGATCAAGCTGGGCGATGTTTCCGTGCAAGCCCCGATGATGGGCACCAAGGTCGTCTTTGTCGCAGCCTTCAGCGTGATCATTGGTGCCGGCCATGTGCCACTGCATTGGTGGATTGGCGCGGGGCTGACGGCGGTCGCGATTTTCCTGCTGGGCTTTTCGGATTGGTCGAACCGCCGCGCAGTCTGGCGCACGGCGGTCATGGCACTGGCGGCATCGGCCGTGTTTGGTCTCACCGATGCGATGGTCATGAAACACGCGGGTGCCTTTGGCCCGGGCTGGTTTCTGGCTACCGTAAACGGCGTGATGCTGCTGGAGTCCCTGCTGTTAATCCCGTTCTTCGAAGGGGGCCTGCGCGGCATCCCCAAGCCAGCCTGGAAATGGTTGATCGGCGGCTCAACCCTCATGGCCATCCAGGCCGTGTGCATTGGCACATCCATCGCATTTTGGGGCGACGCCACGGCGGTGAATATCATCTACGCCTCCCGTGGGCTGTGGGGGATAGTGCTCGTGTGGCTGGTCGGCAGCTGGTTTGGCAACCGCGAACGCGAGGCTGGAGGCAAGGTGATGGGGCGGCGTATGGCGGGTGCCATGATGCTCGTCGCAGCGATCATTCTCGTGCTCATTTAGCGTTGCCCTGAGGCGGCATCGGCCTACGGTTTACCGCTTTTCTTCAACCGATATACAACATGGCCACCTATAAAACATTACCCGGATTCCGCGACTTCTACCCTGAAGACTGTTCGCTGCGCAATCATCTGTTTTCCGTGTGGCGACAGACTTCCAAGCGCTTCGGCTTTCAGGAATACGACGGCCCTGTGCTCGAATCCCTGGAACTGCTCACGGCCAAGAGTGGCCAGGAAATCGTTGGCCAGTTGTTTAATTTTGAAGACAAAGGCGGGCGCGCCGTCACCCTGCGCCCGGAGCTGACCCCCACCCTGGCCCGCATGGTAGGGGCCAAGGCCAACGCCCTGCCCCGCCCCGTCAAGTGGTTTAGCATCGGCGAGAATTTCCGCTACGAGCGCCAGCAAAAGGGACGCCTGCGCTCGTTCTACCAGTTTAACGCCGACATCCTCGGCGAGCCCGGCCCCATCGCCGATGCCGAGGTGATCGGCCTCCTCGTTGAGAGCCTTTGCAACCAGGGCTTACGCGCGGGTGAGTTCATTGTCCGCCTGAGCGACCGCAATCTGTGGTACTACTTCATCGAGAGCCTTGGTTTCTCGGGTGATCAAGCCACCGCCGCGCTCGGCGTGATCGACAAAATGGAGCGTATGCCGCCGGAGAAGTCCGAGGCCGCCTTGGCCGAGCTCGGTGCCAGCGATCCCGCCAAGGTCCTACAGGCTATTCAGGAGTTTCAGGAGCTGCCCGATGTCTGCGCGATTGCCGCCTTCCTCGACAAGATGGACCTCGCCAGCGACGCCCGCGAAAAGCTCAATGGCCGCTTGGAGGCCTGGCGCGAACTGCTTTCGCTGATCGACGCCGCCGGTCTGGATCATTTCGTAAAAGTCGACCTGCGTATAGTTCGTGGGCTGGCTTACTACACGGGCTTCGTTTTCGAGGCATTTCAAACCGTCGGCAAGGGCCGTGCATTGGCCGGTGGTGGTCGCTACGATGACCTCATTGAAAAGCTCGGTGGTGCCTCGATGCCGGCCGTTGGTTTCGGCATGGGTGACGTGGTTCTCATGGACCTGCTCGACGAGCTCAAGCGCCTGCCCAAGCTAATCGACAAGGCCGATGTGTTCCTCGTTTACAGCGGAGACGACGCCTTCAAGATCGCCTTGGCCGATGCCTACGCACTGCGCCGCCAAGGCCTCCGTGCCGAGCTCAGCTACAAGGGTGCCGGTATGGGCAAGCAGTTTAAGCAGGCATCCAGCTCGGGTGCCGATTTTGCCCTGGTTTACGGCCCAGAGGAGCTCGCGCAAGGGATCGTAACCGTCAAGCACATGCGCTCCGGTGAACAGCAGACCGTGCCTTCCGCCCAGTTGGTAGGCAGCGTGCTGGCCCTATGGCGCGAGGGCTAAGGCCCAATGCCTGCGGGGTGTATCCGCTCTAATTCTGCATAATTTGCAAAGTAACTGCTAATTAAATGTTTAGCAGACCCGATGAAGCATTTCTGGTTTCAATTCGTATTGTCATTGAATATTTTCAGTGATACTCAATGGTGACAAATACAAGCACAGGCACGGCATGAAGCTCAAGAATCTCATTCTCATCCTCCTATTAGGTGGTCTCGGCTACTTCGGATACACGTATCTAGTAACGAATTTTAGCTCCGAGGCGATGGTCTACAAACGCTTCGCCGGTGCCTTGCTTGATGGCGAATCCTCGCGAGTTAAGCAACTGGTCGCTGATCAATCGGTGCTGGAGGCATTTCAAGCTCGGCAGCAGCGGGAAAATTTTCTCAATGGTGACGTCCGCTTCACCTGGTATTCCTTCAAGGATAAAGTCGTCTCTGAGGACGGCAACACCATCACCCTGACCGTGCTCCAAAACGCGCGTGTCGATCCGCCCGGCCAAGATACCTTCTACGGTGCCGAAGTGCGCACCGACCGCCACGTGGTTACCTTGAAAAAATTCCAGTCCTCCTGGCAGATATCCAGCTTTCAGGATACGCCAACCATGCAGTATAAGGCGGAGAAAAAGTCTAAATGAGCTGGCTCCAGCAAAACCTGAAAATTGCCCTTATTTCCCTGGGCATCGCAGCGGTCGCCATCTTCTTTATTGTCTCCGGTGAGTCTGGTCCTGAGGCCGAAATCAACGGCCTGCTCGACAAGCTTTGCGATAAACTTTCCTACGAAACCCAGCCCGCAAAACTGTCCCAATTGACGTCAGCCAAAGAGCTGTCCGGCTACTTCACGGAAGACCCCTATTTGCTGGCTTGGCCCGGACGCGCCGCAGTGACCAGCCGCGACGGCGTTAGCGGCGTGTTTATGTATGTCTTTTCCTACGCGAGCGAGGCGGATGTATCCATGTCGAGTCGGCAAGTGACCATCGATGGCAACCGCGCCATTGTCACCGCCACCATCACGGGCCGTGCCACGGTCGCAGGTGACTCCGAGCGCCACTCCGGCCGCTACCGCATCGAGCTGGAAAAAATCGACGGCGACTGGCTAATCGCTTCCACCGAGCCGATTAACTAGAGCACCTACACTTTAAATAGATGTGCTCTAACGCTTCTGTGCGGCAATACCGCTGCTGTCAGTGACCACCTTGTAGCTGGAAGGCTTGGTGAAATAAAAGCTCAGCATGCCGGAGTTGCGCACGACTTTTTCAAGCTTGGCTTCAGCGATTACTTTGCCGTTGAAAGACGTCTTCACCAGTCTGGGGACCAGCAAACCGTCCATGCGCTCGTAGTCGGAAAACTCAGTAACCAGTGGCGTCGTGCCCTCCTCCGGCGCGTAGGCCCGACGGCTTTCCACGAACGAATTTGCGTCGATCCAGACATCCAGCACGTCGCCATGAGCGTAGCCTTCCAGCCGCACATGGTGCTCGGGGATGTTTTGCTCATTCAGCTCCAGGCCTTTGTAAGAGGTCGTCAAGCGGAAGGAATCCGGCGAATCAAACGGCGTCAAAAACGAGTTGTTCAGCAGGAAAAAGCGCAGCTGCTGCGGGGTCAATTTTCGCACGCCCAAACTGGGCTGACCAGCAATCCAGCGCCAGCCATCTTCCCCATCGTAAACCTGCGTGACCGTGCCATCCGGCGTATCCAGTGTGTAGCGGACTTCGCCACTGCTGCGCTGGGTTAGCTCAAACGCCATGCTGCGCCCGTCCTGCTCCAGCGTCCCCTTGACCGTAATGCTGTTAATTTTCAGATAAGCCGAAGCATCTGCCCGCGCCTCACGGTAGCGAATCTGTAAGTCGTGCAAGTCGCGCGACATCTGTCCATGCGCAACGGACGCAATGACAAGGGCTATGACGCATAGGCATAACTTATTCATAGTGGGAATCATACGACAGTTTCCACTCTATTGGAATTTGCGCGGCTGGCAAAATTATTCGCCGCCAAAAACGCGCTTTCCAGCCCGTCTAATTCACACCAAAACGCGAGCTACGCCTCACCTTGATCCAGCGCGATCTTATACAGGAACGCATCACGCAATGCCTCCAGCGAAGCCTCGATGATATCGT is a window encoding:
- a CDS encoding ThuA domain-containing protein; this encodes MPYKALVFHGGWEGHSPKEIAQRYVAALTEHGYDVTQCEGLDCLDDATQLASYDLIIPCVTMAELSHEREAALTNAVKNGTGLAAAHGSGDAFRGALNYCHMMGGQFVSHPYVGEYAVRVTQPEHPLTAGMPSTFAYDSEQYYLHVDPGNNVLLATDYQFDGNTINMPVAWTKNWGAGKVFYCALGHKPTEYDEHPHVWQFIVDGALWATRKPA
- a CDS encoding RNA methyltransferase substrate-binding domain-containing protein, translating into MTQPASEDEQHGEDWIICGRAALDAVFKNRPKALRKLWLVEENQGPLGEICAYLADEKRSYSTQTYDRLTRVVKHPNHDGVIAFIDPPLKPQFQMSHLVDWQKSGEPLLIIDQVAAPIEFGRLLKVAVSFNMRRALVTDSPMQAPIDGSVYSASQGALEHIRCYRIGKLVPLFKHMEPYFLSIGVGGPGASRPNWAKPLRAPGRSAAIIISDRPEGIDKRIVPHCEHRIYIPTKGPLPLSAAENLATLLAWLTVEGKQGKDRGFRARQAAKKAEKKK
- a CDS encoding DUF1501 domain-containing protein codes for the protein MYNRNTPIAVTRREFLRSSMGGLGMVAFSGFAPSFLATTARANVAAPEKDRQILVLIQLAGGNDGLNTCIPYLDDEYYRLRPDLGIKEGYRQISDLIALHPSCGGMERLFKDGNLSIIQNVGYPNPNRSHFRSTEIWETATDSDIIGRDGWIGNYFDNYCDGAGHTSSDPLGLHISNETPGLFMSEKVHSVYGMPTRGRVAKKADTEMQLLEKLTQAPAASDSGNYLQHMMMDAIVTERRVQEIVDRYRPQANYQGNLGQSLRKVAAMVANGFETRVYFVSQGGYDTHANQAGGHANRLNELSNALSAFQQDLQKHGLDDQVLTLVFSEFGRRPQQNGSNGTDHGAAAPLFIMGKDLQTPLMGNPPDLINLENKDLRHEYDFRQVYATVIQDWFQADPSKVIDGQFDTLPIL
- a CDS encoding sulfatase family protein, giving the protein MPPPNILLITADDMNWDAVGVFGCPDEATTPHLDQLAADGIRFDHAHVTIAVCWPSRSAMMTGRYPHRSGGEGFHPLRQDNVPILPSLLRDGGYRVGILGKLEHSTPYAEFQWDMALDREDLGQGRNPEIYRQRAADFVSQSKASGQPFFLMLNSHDPHRPFYGNDESAWYDDRESPAAKPSKTFTPDEVTTPDFLTDLPEVRLEVSEYYSSVRRCDDTVGETLAMLREQGLENNTLVIFLSDNGMAFPFAKTNCYLHSTRTPWIMRWPGVIQSGTVDREHFVTGIDIAPTLLEAAGVAQPDGMDGESFLPVLRGEKQGGRALAFTQFHQTAGQRNYPMRCVQNRRFGYIFNPWSNGQRVFMNESQAGRTFNAMQAAAAQDPELAARVQLFLYRVPEEFYDFQNDPHALVNLIDDPAYADELNALRNELEAWMQRTEDPTLTAFRNRNSAEAREAFMAECGER
- a CDS encoding DUF1294 domain-containing protein, giving the protein MPRNQRSKSYSRSKRKDLKKPLTALTAVILPSAALVKLSGWISYQYILIYLAVISLITFIAYRRDKQKAQTDAWRTPESTLHMMELAGGWLAAFFAQRTFRHKTQKTSFQVTFWAIAILHNLIALEYLLNWRFTNAFIQLIKTHAG
- a CDS encoding NAD(P)/FAD-dependent oxidoreductase, which encodes MIAANSMRMEKSAQASQTSKRSPRLAIVGGGAAGFFTALTAAEANPGARITLYERGQKWLAKVKISGGGRCNVTHSCFDPKELSTRYPRGSRELRAAFHRWQPQDTLDWFAARGVKIKREDDGRMFPVTDDSQTIIDCFLRCAQEAGIERLKGVGLKSLTARSDGGYRLERTDGQTDGADAVCIAAGSLKASPLVRAIEALGHTIEPLAPSLFAFNVADKRTHGLAGLSVQDAEVRVNDGGKPQQGPILITHRGLSGPAILRLSAWEARALQEENYHFAISINWLGQTTENQVREQFNRLRKRSGKTNVTAKVFDAIPRRLWERLVSVSGISEDMRWAQLPKDQENALIQELVAGSYSIQGKTTNKDEFVTCGGVCRKEIDWRRMESKMAPGLHFAGECIDIDGITGGFNFQAAWTTGHIAGESMANP